The following are from one region of the Alicyclobacillus fastidiosus genome:
- the gap gene encoding type I glyceraldehyde-3-phosphate dehydrogenase, protein MTGQIGINGFGRIGRMVFRKSIELGMDVVAVNGTADPATLVHLVKYDSVHGQWSVPIEATERGCIVNGKPIQFFSTRDAGELPWGEVGVDVVVEATGAYRTWEGASIHLRQGAQKVIITAPAKGDRGADLTVVMGVNHHRYRPEAHCILSGASCTTNALAPVVHVLHHAFGVESGLVTTVHAYTNDQLNQDNPHADLRRSRACAQSIIPTSTGAARAIGLVIPELAGRLNGLSVRIPTPNVSLLDVVLQLSAPVDTQAVNDALRSGSEGPLKGVLGYCEEPLVSIDFNGDERSAVVDSMSTMVMGEHTVKVLAWYDNEWGYSCRIVDLLRMVLDAEGPVEAAPRQQHEASKAGCR, encoded by the coding sequence ATGACAGGTCAAATTGGAATTAACGGGTTTGGTCGGATCGGGCGAATGGTATTTCGAAAATCGATAGAGCTGGGAATGGACGTCGTGGCCGTCAATGGCACAGCCGATCCCGCAACACTGGTCCACTTGGTGAAATACGACTCGGTGCATGGTCAATGGTCCGTTCCAATCGAAGCGACAGAGCGCGGATGTATCGTAAACGGCAAACCGATTCAGTTCTTCTCCACGCGTGACGCGGGCGAACTGCCGTGGGGGGAGGTCGGCGTGGACGTCGTCGTCGAGGCGACAGGTGCATATCGCACGTGGGAAGGCGCGTCCATCCACCTGCGGCAAGGCGCCCAAAAGGTGATCATCACAGCCCCCGCCAAGGGTGATCGCGGGGCGGATTTGACAGTGGTCATGGGCGTCAACCACCATCGGTACCGTCCTGAAGCGCACTGTATTCTCTCAGGCGCTTCCTGTACCACGAATGCATTGGCGCCCGTCGTGCACGTGTTGCATCACGCGTTTGGCGTCGAATCCGGGCTGGTGACGACAGTTCACGCGTACACCAATGATCAGCTCAACCAAGACAATCCACACGCCGACCTGCGGCGTTCGCGAGCCTGCGCACAGTCTATCATCCCGACCAGCACCGGCGCGGCGCGGGCCATTGGGCTCGTGATCCCGGAGTTGGCCGGACGGTTAAACGGACTCTCTGTACGCATCCCGACGCCAAATGTCTCATTGCTCGACGTCGTGCTCCAGCTATCCGCGCCAGTTGACACACAAGCGGTCAACGACGCATTGCGGAGTGGTTCAGAGGGCCCTCTCAAGGGCGTGTTGGGCTATTGTGAAGAACCGCTCGTCTCCATCGATTTCAATGGGGACGAGCGCTCCGCGGTCGTCGACTCGATGTCGACGATGGTGATGGGCGAGCACACAGTCAAAGTTCTGGCATGGTACGACAACGAGTGGGGCTACTCGTGCAGAATCGTCGACTTGCTTCGCATGGTCCTCGACGCCGAGGGGCCGGTAGAAGCGGCGCCTCGGCAACAGCACGAGGCATCGAAGGCGGGGTGTCGCTAA
- a CDS encoding acyltransferase family protein codes for MPKPVKGNSRYMPGLDGLRALAVLAVVAYHLNLSFAPGGLLGVGVFFVLSGYLITDLLVAQWRTSGRFYVKDFWLRRARRLFPAMFVMLVVVGAWVALFDQSQLATFRQDALASVLYVSNWWFIFHKVSYFASFGRPSPLGHLWSLAVEEQFYLIWPPILALGLLYLRRRGRLLGLTLGAASASAMAMAIIYHPGTDPSRVYYGTDTRAFALLLGAALAVVWPSAKLSEQVSIRLRVVLEFAGVTALCLILYTIFTTNEYEAFLYRGGLVLSSLVTAILVATLAHPASLLAKVVGCKPLRWLGVRSYGIYLWHYPVIVLTSPVVNTGGVNVVRDVLQVGASIVLAALSWRYIEEPIRSGALTKLWTRKPSFKRVSPLRWGAAVCALVVVGVTCAAFAEPHDLAATAIPSTPVAGETKPVSTSTSTGTSTGTSTGTSSAAQVNKPAAPKEASLPSQSAGDTHPPTQAKTASPSAGKHHTSPRSGVGVTTIGDSVMVDATPYLQKLLPGIVCDGLVGRQMSQAPAAVAELKAKGELGNRVIIELGTNGPFSKEQLVSLLQSLGPVKQIILVNTRVPRPWQTVVNATLAEVAKTFPHTTLVDWYGASAGKQSYFYPDGVHLNPEGAQVYASLLANAVQS; via the coding sequence ATGCCTAAACCGGTGAAGGGGAATAGTCGCTATATGCCCGGGTTGGACGGTCTGCGGGCGCTTGCTGTGCTCGCGGTGGTTGCCTACCATCTCAACTTGAGCTTTGCACCTGGCGGCCTGCTGGGCGTAGGCGTGTTTTTCGTGCTGTCGGGCTACCTGATCACCGATTTGCTCGTCGCCCAGTGGCGGACATCTGGGCGATTCTACGTCAAGGATTTTTGGCTGCGCCGAGCTCGCCGCTTGTTTCCAGCGATGTTTGTCATGCTCGTGGTCGTCGGCGCCTGGGTGGCGTTGTTCGATCAGTCGCAGTTGGCGACATTCCGCCAGGATGCCTTGGCGTCGGTGCTGTACGTGAGCAACTGGTGGTTCATCTTCCACAAGGTGTCGTACTTCGCCAGTTTTGGTCGCCCTTCTCCCCTCGGGCACCTCTGGTCACTGGCGGTGGAGGAGCAATTCTATTTGATTTGGCCGCCAATTCTCGCGCTTGGCCTGCTCTATCTGCGGCGCCGTGGGAGATTGCTTGGCCTCACGCTTGGCGCGGCGAGCGCGTCGGCCATGGCCATGGCCATCATTTACCACCCCGGGACGGACCCGAGCCGCGTGTACTACGGAACGGACACACGGGCCTTCGCCTTGCTCTTGGGGGCGGCCCTGGCCGTGGTCTGGCCGAGCGCAAAACTTTCCGAGCAGGTTTCCATCCGTTTGCGCGTAGTCCTCGAATTTGCGGGCGTGACAGCGTTGTGCCTGATCCTGTACACGATTTTTACGACAAACGAATACGAGGCGTTTCTCTACCGCGGTGGACTGGTGCTCAGTTCCTTGGTGACCGCCATCCTGGTTGCGACATTGGCTCACCCAGCCAGCCTACTTGCCAAGGTTGTCGGGTGTAAGCCGCTGCGTTGGCTGGGCGTCCGATCCTACGGTATCTACCTGTGGCACTACCCGGTGATCGTCTTGACGAGCCCCGTCGTTAACACGGGTGGTGTGAATGTCGTTCGCGACGTCCTCCAAGTAGGGGCGAGCATTGTGCTTGCGGCTTTGTCGTGGCGGTACATCGAGGAACCGATTCGCAGTGGCGCACTGACCAAACTGTGGACTCGCAAGCCGTCTTTCAAGCGCGTCTCCCCCCTCCGTTGGGGAGCGGCTGTGTGTGCGCTGGTGGTCGTCGGGGTCACTTGCGCAGCTTTCGCCGAGCCACACGACTTGGCGGCTACAGCCATTCCGAGCACGCCTGTCGCAGGGGAGACGAAACCAGTATCTACCTCAACATCGACTGGAACATCGACTGGAACATCGACTGGAACATCATCGGCAGCGCAAGTGAACAAACCGGCTGCGCCGAAGGAAGCCAGCTTGCCTAGCCAGTCAGCCGGGGACACGCACCCGCCGACACAGGCTAAAACCGCGTCGCCGTCTGCAGGCAAGCATCATACGTCGCCGAGATCGGGGGTTGGCGTGACGACCATCGGCGATTCCGTCATGGTGGATGCGACACCTTACTTGCAAAAACTGCTCCCCGGGATCGTCTGTGATGGTCTGGTGGGCAGGCAGATGAGTCAGGCTCCAGCGGCCGTTGCCGAGTTGAAGGCCAAAGGCGAACTCGGGAACCGCGTCATCATCGAGTTGGGTACAAATGGGCCCTTTTCGAAGGAGCAACTGGTCTCCCTGTTGCAATCGCTTGGCCCCGTCAAGCAAATCATCCTCGTCAATACGCGCGTTCCACGGCCTTGGCAAACGGTCGTGAATGCGACGCTGGCTGAAGTTGCGAAGACGTTTCCGCACACCACACTCGTCGACTGGTACGGCGCTAGCGCGGGGAAGCAGTCGTATTTCTACCCCGATGGGGTGCACCTCAATCCTGAGGGTGCACAGGTCTATGCATCACTGCTGGCGAACGCCGTTCAATCGTAA
- a CDS encoding MFS transporter, with translation MLKNRNFLTLFVGQLISTFGNNLFAIALPWYVYSITQSKADLSYVGIAQSIPSLLSLFAGVFIDRWRKRTTMVTADLLRMALCLTLAGLCLKHASLLPMVILVFVMESVGSFFNPASGALLPLIVSKEEIPTATGVAQSGNATVQLLGTLSGGALLSIFSAPFLFIGDAISFLGSVVCLSLLRLREQRSDRPASRQSHFWREFREGISIFQRSRFLLFALFCALIANFGMAPFDISLTVWVKGPLHGTSLQLAIINGAFFLGVVTGGIVLGQMMKLFSMRVLFSGSLMLAGLLICLVGKFPNIYVDATLTLIAGFVIGTLNGAASSVFVSNVPERLRGRVMGTIGALFPMAMPLGMAFGGFLLTHVPLANVFLWMGGLSILSGVPFLFPIRDDLADALSSLSIVSDGSSASLDPAIPTDISRPTTPMEDTLSAE, from the coding sequence GTGTTGAAAAACAGAAATTTCTTAACCTTATTCGTGGGCCAGCTGATATCCACGTTCGGAAACAACCTGTTTGCCATTGCACTTCCATGGTATGTCTACTCGATCACACAATCCAAAGCCGACCTGTCGTACGTCGGCATTGCGCAGTCCATTCCTTCGCTGCTCTCGCTGTTCGCCGGCGTGTTCATCGACAGGTGGCGCAAACGGACGACGATGGTGACGGCGGATTTGCTCCGCATGGCGCTTTGCCTCACGCTGGCGGGCCTGTGTCTCAAGCATGCTTCGCTGTTGCCAATGGTCATACTCGTATTTGTCATGGAATCTGTCGGCAGTTTTTTTAATCCCGCGTCCGGCGCATTGCTCCCACTCATCGTAAGTAAGGAGGAAATCCCTACCGCAACCGGCGTCGCGCAATCTGGCAACGCTACGGTTCAACTTCTAGGTACGCTGTCCGGCGGCGCTCTCCTATCCATCTTCTCCGCGCCATTCTTATTCATCGGCGACGCCATCTCGTTTCTCGGTTCGGTCGTGTGCCTTTCTCTCCTGCGGCTTCGAGAGCAAAGGTCGGATCGGCCAGCCAGTCGTCAAAGTCACTTCTGGCGGGAATTCCGGGAGGGCATAAGCATTTTCCAAAGGTCCCGGTTTCTACTCTTCGCGCTCTTTTGTGCACTCATCGCCAACTTCGGCATGGCTCCCTTCGATATCTCCCTGACAGTCTGGGTGAAGGGGCCGCTACACGGTACGTCCTTGCAACTTGCCATCATCAACGGGGCGTTTTTCCTGGGCGTCGTCACCGGCGGCATCGTCCTTGGGCAGATGATGAAGCTGTTCTCGATGCGCGTTCTGTTTTCCGGCAGCCTGATGCTGGCCGGCCTGCTCATATGCCTCGTTGGCAAATTCCCGAATATCTACGTCGACGCCACGCTGACGCTTATCGCAGGCTTTGTCATCGGCACCTTGAACGGCGCGGCATCGTCCGTATTCGTCAGCAACGTTCCAGAACGGTTGCGGGGACGTGTGATGGGCACCATCGGTGCACTGTTCCCGATGGCCATGCCACTTGGTATGGCATTTGGCGGGTTTCTTCTCACACACGTCCCTCTCGCGAACGTGTTCCTGTGGATGGGTGGACTCTCGATACTCTCTGGCGTTCCATTTCTGTTCCCCATCCGCGACGACTTAGCGGACGCACTGTCGTCCTTGTCGATTGTGTCGGATGGGTCATCCGCCAGCCTCGATCCCGCCATTCCGACCGACATCAGTAGACCAACCACGCCCATGGAGGATACGCTCTCTGCCGAATAA
- the liaF gene encoding cell wall-active antibiotics response protein LiaF encodes MRQSFGAGMAIVIIGLLYLFLKMGFIHLSSNWTSASVLWPLVFVAFGLLALVQHRGRKIPWTTLFIIAYCSLLSMKHTREFNWLNRIGDVSLFFGLLVVGIGLSLALPWNKWFGPMVVIDVNKGRRRRQSEFADQPQREKADLDVQFADASEETTTSDSGTSDGTAHAYSSPRSGRRGKVKVKGERTWLVIGDLSYGRTPWVLKDMNIWNGIGDVRVNLATAHVEDATHILNIDGWIGDVRVLVPADLPVLVAADVAVGNVSVFGESHSGTGRSMQVEDATFASAVRRCRLDIHLRIGDIEVVRV; translated from the coding sequence ATGCGTCAAAGTTTTGGTGCCGGAATGGCGATCGTCATCATCGGACTCTTGTATTTATTCTTAAAAATGGGCTTTATCCACTTGAGCTCGAATTGGACTTCAGCCTCTGTCTTGTGGCCGCTTGTGTTTGTTGCATTTGGACTCCTCGCGCTGGTTCAACACCGGGGCCGCAAGATCCCCTGGACGACCTTGTTCATCATCGCGTACTGCAGTTTATTGTCGATGAAACATACACGCGAATTTAACTGGCTGAATCGAATCGGCGACGTGTCACTGTTCTTTGGGCTCCTGGTCGTCGGTATCGGATTGTCGTTGGCCTTGCCGTGGAACAAGTGGTTTGGCCCGATGGTTGTCATCGACGTGAATAAGGGGCGAAGGCGCCGGCAGAGTGAGTTTGCGGACCAGCCACAACGAGAAAAGGCGGATCTCGATGTCCAGTTTGCAGACGCCTCCGAGGAAACGACGACCAGCGATTCGGGGACGTCTGACGGGACCGCCCACGCGTACTCAAGCCCCCGAAGCGGGCGGCGCGGCAAGGTCAAGGTCAAGGGTGAAAGAACCTGGTTGGTGATTGGAGACCTGTCATACGGGCGCACGCCTTGGGTGCTCAAGGACATGAACATCTGGAATGGGATTGGTGACGTTCGCGTCAATTTGGCCACGGCCCACGTCGAAGACGCGACGCACATTCTGAACATCGACGGCTGGATTGGCGACGTTCGCGTGCTGGTTCCCGCCGATTTGCCGGTGTTGGTGGCGGCAGACGTCGCCGTGGGCAACGTCTCGGTATTTGGCGAGTCGCATTCGGGAACCGGTCGGTCGATGCAGGTGGAGGACGCGACATTTGCGAGCGCTGTGCGTAGATGCAGGTTGGACATTCACCTGCGCATCGGCGACATCGAGGTGGTGCGGGTCTAA
- a CDS encoding histidine kinase — MNTIRSRFVAVATLLVAIAFASGIAVMLVGAREVSIAHTGIHVAIALALLLVLTGLSGYLLAQTIVRRLYEIEEAAVLIADGRLQHRIVGFGGQDEIDHLAAQFNRMGERIEQQVALLQQLAEENVQLARQAEQAATMEERQRVARELHDSVSQQLFSLSLLAASARARGDSADRQTAELVSQIEHLANQAQREMRALLLHLRPIDLEGRDFAEAAKSFLGAVADRHALAWTFRSTGVQHVPPAVEEQLFRILQEAVSNVLKHAHASSVAVHLSEQSTRYELTITDDGQGLGVGVVQRADAYGLPAMKERASRLGGQMELLERRPGLTVKVVIPKAGVQLEGES, encoded by the coding sequence ATGAACACCATCCGATCCCGCTTCGTCGCCGTCGCCACGTTATTGGTTGCCATTGCGTTTGCCAGCGGCATTGCGGTAATGCTTGTCGGGGCGCGAGAGGTCTCCATCGCGCACACTGGCATACACGTCGCTATCGCTTTGGCTTTACTTCTCGTTCTCACAGGGCTGTCAGGCTATCTATTGGCACAGACCATCGTGCGCCGGCTTTATGAGATCGAGGAAGCCGCGGTACTGATCGCCGATGGTCGATTGCAACATCGCATCGTGGGATTCGGAGGGCAGGACGAGATCGATCACCTGGCTGCGCAGTTTAATCGAATGGGGGAGCGCATCGAGCAGCAGGTCGCGCTGTTACAACAGCTGGCAGAAGAAAACGTTCAACTCGCTCGGCAAGCGGAACAGGCGGCCACCATGGAGGAGCGACAGCGCGTAGCGCGCGAATTGCACGACTCCGTCAGCCAACAGCTGTTCTCTCTGTCTCTGCTTGCGGCTTCGGCGCGCGCAAGAGGGGATAGCGCGGACCGCCAGACAGCGGAGCTGGTTTCGCAAATTGAACACTTGGCCAACCAAGCACAGCGAGAAATGCGTGCGCTGCTCCTGCATTTGCGGCCGATCGATCTAGAAGGGCGCGATTTCGCGGAAGCTGCGAAGTCGTTTCTCGGGGCGGTGGCAGATCGACACGCGCTCGCTTGGACATTCCGCTCGACAGGGGTGCAACACGTCCCGCCAGCGGTCGAGGAGCAGCTCTTCCGCATCTTGCAGGAAGCGGTAAGCAACGTGCTCAAACACGCGCATGCCTCGTCTGTCGCCGTCCATTTGTCCGAACAGTCGACGCGTTACGAATTGACGATTACGGACGATGGCCAGGGACTTGGCGTGGGCGTTGTGCAGCGGGCAGATGCGTATGGACTGCCCGCGATGAAGGAGCGTGCGTCGCGCCTCGGAGGACAGATGGAACTTTTGGAGCGCCGGCCTGGACTGACGGTGAAAGTGGTCATTCCCAAGGCAGGCGTGCAACTGGAGGGTGAATCATGA
- a CDS encoding response regulator transcription factor, translating into MIRVLIADDHAFVRLGLSTYLQTVGDMEVVGEAEHGHRAVELGLSLKPDVILMDLLMPGISGVEAIRELAEGGCTSRIVVLTSSVDDGMVLAAIRAGAFSYILKTSSAEQLAQAIRQAVLGYPTFDGPVQRVLLGQVQGDANEQPLADLTDREMDVLKGIASGKSNQEIAEALGIGIKTVKTHVSNILMKLDVQDRTQAAIYAIRHNVV; encoded by the coding sequence ATGATTCGGGTCCTCATCGCAGACGATCACGCCTTTGTCCGCCTCGGTCTCTCCACCTATTTGCAAACAGTAGGCGACATGGAAGTTGTGGGCGAGGCAGAACACGGGCACAGAGCGGTGGAACTGGGCTTATCGCTCAAACCAGACGTCATTCTGATGGACCTCTTGATGCCAGGTATATCAGGGGTCGAGGCCATCCGTGAGTTGGCTGAAGGCGGTTGCACGAGTCGCATCGTCGTCCTCACCAGCTCTGTGGACGACGGGATGGTGCTTGCAGCGATTCGCGCTGGTGCGTTTTCGTACATTTTGAAGACGAGTTCTGCGGAGCAATTAGCCCAGGCCATCCGCCAGGCGGTCCTTGGCTATCCCACGTTTGATGGACCAGTGCAACGCGTGTTGTTGGGCCAAGTGCAAGGAGATGCCAACGAACAGCCGCTCGCTGACTTGACGGATCGAGAAATGGACGTCCTGAAAGGTATCGCCTCGGGGAAGAGCAACCAGGAGATAGCCGAGGCCTTAGGGATCGGGATCAAGACGGTGAAGACGCACGTCAGCAACATCTTGATGAAGTTGGACGTACAGGATAGGACGCAGGCGGCGATTTACGCCATTCGTCACAACGTCGTTTAG
- a CDS encoding LppP/LprE family lipoprotein, whose amino-acid sequence MKEVGRYILASASASTGLLLVLFAASPAMAATSASGRQVAPVSHQAPTHMVVDGVDRSDPAHVIAVDPWAKRETSWVPLYYLQQSMTATGTNMTWNGRDLTVVPKSGWDVPEITSKLRVSLHSGEMDFLMNDGQFEVAPTLVRNDPASGNDTTYVPLYYVDQFLTKELGAQASWDGTTWTIDTQNSLVPTKELQSVMSDTYETGDASEHFAPSGSQVIVADGRGGTIAAVVGTRYPTADGLGQLVFFFHDGRFVDLNATQEVTNVLSVKPGVAGSIAVTYANYAPTDAMIDPTLPAETVTYTWSGSAMAASKTLQPGVTQDVPVTAPGVSN is encoded by the coding sequence GTGAAAGAGGTTGGTCGCTACATCTTGGCTTCTGCAAGTGCATCTACAGGGTTATTGCTGGTTCTCTTTGCTGCGTCGCCAGCGATGGCAGCCACGAGTGCTTCCGGCAGACAGGTCGCGCCCGTGAGCCATCAGGCCCCCACTCATATGGTCGTCGACGGAGTGGATAGGAGCGACCCGGCTCATGTCATCGCCGTCGATCCGTGGGCGAAGCGCGAGACGTCGTGGGTGCCACTGTACTATCTGCAACAATCGATGACCGCAACGGGAACGAACATGACGTGGAACGGCAGAGATCTGACCGTGGTGCCAAAGAGCGGTTGGGACGTCCCTGAAATCACGTCGAAGTTGCGCGTGTCACTGCACAGCGGCGAGATGGACTTTTTGATGAACGATGGACAATTCGAAGTGGCGCCGACGCTCGTGCGCAACGACCCCGCTTCAGGAAACGATACGACGTACGTTCCTCTCTATTACGTCGACCAGTTTCTCACCAAGGAACTGGGGGCACAGGCGAGTTGGGACGGCACCACTTGGACCATCGACACGCAGAACAGTCTCGTCCCGACAAAGGAGCTCCAATCAGTGATGAGTGACACGTACGAAACGGGGGACGCGTCGGAGCATTTTGCACCGTCCGGGTCGCAGGTCATCGTGGCGGACGGGCGTGGCGGAACGATCGCAGCCGTCGTTGGCACCAGGTATCCCACCGCAGACGGCTTAGGTCAATTGGTGTTCTTTTTTCACGATGGACGTTTTGTCGATTTGAATGCGACGCAAGAGGTGACAAACGTCTTGTCGGTAAAGCCTGGCGTTGCCGGCTCCATCGCCGTGACGTACGCCAATTATGCCCCGACGGATGCGATGATAGATCCCACCCTGCCTGCAGAGACCGTAACGTACACCTGGAGTGGCAGTGCAATGGCCGCGTCGAAAACTTTACAACCTGGTGTGACGCAGGATGTTCCAGTGACCGCGCCCGGCGTGTCGAATTGA